One window of the Rosa rugosa chromosome 3, drRosRugo1.1, whole genome shotgun sequence genome contains the following:
- the LOC133740579 gene encoding protein PHOSPHATE STARVATION RESPONSE 1-like isoform X1, giving the protein MRCTQELHEVFVEAVNQLGGGERVTPKGILNVMMVEGFTMYHVKSHLQVHSSHVFSHPPITFSWPEDLELALEAKKLQVQHGNSTVNAFSRDLKAANLLMDGMELLMMYIL; this is encoded by the exons ATGCGTTGCACACAAGAACTTCATGAGGTCTTTGTTGAAGCTGTCAACCAGCTTGGTGGTGGTGAAA GAGTCACTCCTAAGGGTATCTTAAACGTCATGATGGTTGAAGGCTTCACAATGTATCATGTAAAAAGCCATTTACAG GTTCATTCTTCTCATGTGTTCAGTCATCCACCAATAACTTTTTCTTGGCCTGAAGACCTTGAACTTGCTCTTGAAGCTAAGAAGTTACAAGTTCAACATGGGAATAGCACTGTGAATGCCTTTTCAAG GGACTTGAAAGCTGCTAATCTTTTGATGGATGGAATGGA GTTGTTGATGATGTACATCCTTTAA
- the LOC133740579 gene encoding protein PHOSPHATE STARVATION RESPONSE 1-like isoform X2: protein MRCTQELHEVFVEAVNQLGGGERVTPKGILNVMMVEGFTMYHVKSHLQVHSSHVFSHPPITFSWPEDLELALEAKKLQVQHGNSTVNAFSRLLMMYIL, encoded by the exons ATGCGTTGCACACAAGAACTTCATGAGGTCTTTGTTGAAGCTGTCAACCAGCTTGGTGGTGGTGAAA GAGTCACTCCTAAGGGTATCTTAAACGTCATGATGGTTGAAGGCTTCACAATGTATCATGTAAAAAGCCATTTACAG GTTCATTCTTCTCATGTGTTCAGTCATCCACCAATAACTTTTTCTTGGCCTGAAGACCTTGAACTTGCTCTTGAAGCTAAGAAGTTACAAGTTCAACATGGGAATAGCACTGTGAATGCCTTTTCAAG GTTGTTGATGATGTACATCCTTTAA